Proteins from a single region of Candidatus Woesearchaeota archaeon:
- a CDS encoding glutaredoxin, whose amino-acid sequence MIKIYVKEGCPFCERVQRAVEELGISVEFIDAPRGSKNREEMVAIGGKEQVPFLVDGDVHMYESEDIINYLKEKFGGMKEDEMSRL is encoded by the coding sequence ATGATTAAAATATATGTTAAAGAGGGTTGCCCCTTTTGTGAACGAGTGCAACGAGCGGTTGAAGAACTCGGAATCAGTGTGGAATTCATTGATGCTCCGCGAGGTTCAAAGAATCGCGAAGAAATGGTGGCAATCGGGGGAAAAGAACAAGTTCCTTTCCTCGTGGATGGAGATGTACATATGTATGAAAGTGAGGACATCATCAACTACCTTAAAGAAAAATTCGGAGGAATGAAAGAAGATGAGATGTCCAGATTGTAG